One window of Gloeothece citriformis PCC 7424 genomic DNA carries:
- a CDS encoding DUF3226 domain-containing protein has protein sequence MSKKRKFTQPKPQQLLVEGKNDQHVIWALCKKYKLPETFSVELPNEDGTEGVEALLSSLTARLKDIELKTLGIVVDADQNLQARWQSISDKLKIVGYQNIPHLPCPEGWIDTQSELPKIGVWIMPNNQLPGILEDFVTYLIPTDDQLHPKAIEIIDHLEQLTIHRYGTVQRPKALIHTWLAWQEKPGIPMGQAITAQVLTYHSSITETFITWLNQLFN, from the coding sequence ATGTCAAAAAAGAGGAAATTTACTCAACCTAAACCACAACAGCTATTAGTTGAAGGAAAAAATGATCAGCACGTTATTTGGGCATTATGTAAAAAATATAAACTCCCTGAAACTTTTTCGGTAGAATTACCCAATGAAGATGGAACAGAAGGAGTAGAAGCATTATTATCTAGTTTAACTGCTAGGCTAAAAGATATAGAGTTAAAAACTTTAGGTATTGTCGTAGATGCAGATCAAAATTTACAAGCCAGATGGCAATCTATTTCTGATAAACTTAAAATAGTAGGCTATCAAAATATCCCTCATCTCCCTTGTCCTGAAGGGTGGATAGATACTCAATCAGAATTACCTAAAATTGGTGTTTGGATAATGCCTAATAATCAACTACCAGGAATATTAGAAGACTTTGTTACTTATCTTATCCCCACAGATGACCAACTTCACCCAAAAGCGATAGAAATCATAGACCATCTTGAACAATTAACGATTCATCGCTATGGTACAGTACAACGTCCTAAAGCTTTAATTCATACTTGGTTAGCTTGGCAAGAAAAACCAGGGATACCTATGGGACAAGCTATAACCGCCCAAGTTCTTACCTATCATTCATCTATTACCGAAACTTTTATTACTTGGTTAAATCAATTATTTAATTAA
- a CDS encoding prepilin-type N-terminal cleavage/methylation domain-containing protein: protein MKKPLNFTKKLKINTDNNQGFTLVEALAGITVAGMVFAAVAPVIMIGISTRLQTQKAQQAIEIAQGEVNRIQTLMAQGVNVDDEDEKLPPVLPSEVDTQEELIAVQAPESTVDNFAELNSSDSSNGYKKAYLVELNNQTAQPDFLVQVFRDEGIRFQQGRINGQLAVFRVGIRVYSGLAKDNIGNLETDVASLQMTESFGQQRTRPLAVIYTEISQSDAQFSLQEYEEYLDED, encoded by the coding sequence ATGAAAAAGCCTCTAAATTTTACTAAAAAATTAAAGATAAATACTGATAACAATCAAGGGTTTACTCTTGTAGAAGCTTTAGCGGGGATTACTGTTGCCGGAATGGTTTTTGCTGCTGTTGCTCCTGTGATTATGATTGGTATTAGTACCCGGCTTCAAACCCAGAAAGCACAACAAGCGATAGAAATTGCTCAAGGGGAAGTTAACCGAATTCAAACCCTAATGGCGCAAGGAGTAAACGTGGATGATGAGGACGAAAAGTTACCGCCTGTATTGCCTTCTGAGGTTGATACACAAGAAGAATTAATAGCGGTACAAGCACCGGAATCTACAGTGGACAATTTTGCCGAACTCAATAGTTCAGATTCTTCAAATGGTTATAAGAAAGCGTATCTAGTGGAATTAAATAATCAAACTGCTCAACCTGATTTTTTAGTTCAAGTTTTTCGAGATGAAGGAATCCGCTTTCAACAAGGAAGAATTAATGGTCAACTGGCCGTTTTTCGAGTAGGAATTCGGGTTTATTCAGGACTAGCTAAAGACAATATAGGCAATTTAGAAACTGACGTAGCTAGTTTGCAGATGACCGAGAGTTTTGGACAACAAAGAACTCGTCCTCTGGCTGTTATTTATACTGAAATCAGTCAAAGTGATGCACAGTTTTCTTTACAAGAATACGAGGAATATCTGGATGAAGACTAA